From a single Granulicella aggregans genomic region:
- a CDS encoding MFS transporter yields MKKTVPGIFRSLKSFNFRLWTAGSLISNIGTWIQRVAQDWLVLTQLTHHDASALGIVMGLQFAPQLLFLPWTGSAADRLNQRKLLLLTQATMGVLALALGVLTIAGVVRLWHVYVFAFLSGSAAALDAPVRQTFVAEMVGDEDLPNAVALNSTSFNAAQMIGPAVAGLLIARVGIGWAFLLNGLSFAAVLLSMAFFRLSELRASARAHRSASGFREGLRYVWGKPDLRAILLMLLLIGTFGFNFPIFISTMAVNVFHSDAQGFGLLSSIMAVGTLSGALFAASQKRASPASLLAGAAVFALGCTFGAFSPGYWTFAAALALSGAAVLIFANGTNSIMQLATERSMRGRVMALRLGMGLGGMTIGAPILGWVANHFGPRWTLGIAALAGCIAALVGAYVLLRRKEPLAIQ; encoded by the coding sequence ATGAAGAAAACAGTACCCGGCATCTTTCGATCTCTCAAGAGCTTCAACTTTCGCCTATGGACAGCGGGCAGCCTGATCTCCAACATCGGCACCTGGATCCAGCGCGTCGCCCAGGACTGGCTTGTGCTCACGCAACTCACCCATCACGATGCTTCCGCGCTAGGCATCGTGATGGGCCTCCAGTTTGCGCCGCAGCTCCTCTTCCTGCCATGGACAGGTTCGGCCGCCGACCGCCTCAACCAGCGCAAGCTATTACTACTTACCCAGGCAACCATGGGCGTGCTTGCCCTCGCGCTGGGAGTTCTCACCATCGCGGGAGTCGTCCGCCTCTGGCATGTCTACGTCTTCGCCTTCCTGTCGGGTTCGGCAGCCGCGCTCGACGCTCCGGTGCGACAGACTTTCGTCGCGGAGATGGTCGGGGACGAGGATCTACCCAACGCCGTCGCACTGAACTCGACCTCATTCAACGCGGCCCAGATGATCGGTCCCGCCGTCGCCGGTCTGCTCATCGCAAGGGTCGGCATAGGATGGGCGTTCCTTCTCAACGGCCTCTCCTTCGCAGCCGTTCTGCTGTCGATGGCCTTCTTCCGCCTCTCCGAACTGCGCGCCAGCGCAAGAGCACATCGCAGCGCCTCCGGATTTCGCGAGGGACTTCGCTACGTCTGGGGCAAGCCAGACCTCAGGGCGATCCTTCTCATGCTGTTGCTCATCGGCACCTTTGGCTTCAACTTTCCCATCTTCATCTCCACCATGGCCGTCAACGTCTTTCACTCCGACGCACAAGGCTTCGGGCTGCTCTCCTCCATCATGGCCGTAGGCACTCTCTCAGGAGCTCTCTTCGCTGCTTCTCAGAAACGAGCAAGCCCAGCCTCTCTCCTCGCCGGAGCCGCAGTCTTCGCTCTGGGATGCACCTTCGGCGCATTCTCTCCTGGATACTGGACCTTCGCCGCAGCTCTCGCGCTCAGCGGCGCAGCTGTATTGATCTTCGCCAATGGCACCAACAGCATCATGCAGCTTGCGACAGAACGCTCCATGCGAGGAAGAGTCATGGCCTTGAGACTCGGAATGGGACTTGGCGGAATGACCATTGGCGCTCCCATCCTCGGCTGGGTCGCCAACCACTTCGGCCCGCGCTGGACACTCGGTATTGCGGCGCTTGCAGGATGCATCGCGGCTCTCGTAGGAGCCTACGTTCTGCTCCGTCGAAAAGAGCCACTAGCTATCCAGTAG
- a CDS encoding Sec-independent protein translocase subunit TatA/TatB has translation MGDLFQPTHLMVIGIVLLVLFGGKKLPELGKGLGEGLRGFKDGMKGVTEDPAKPGDTAHTVTPKAEESVK, from the coding sequence ATGGGCGATCTATTTCAACCTACGCACCTGATGGTGATTGGAATTGTGCTGCTGGTGCTGTTCGGCGGCAAGAAGCTGCCAGAACTCGGCAAGGGACTGGGCGAAGGGCTTCGTGGCTTTAAGGACGGCATGAAGGGTGTGACGGAAGACCCGGCCAAGCCTGGTGATACGGCCCACACGGTTACACCGAAGGCGGAAGAGTCCGTCAAATAG
- a CDS encoding MarR family winged helix-turn-helix transcriptional regulator, protein MSLRKSSPQPKLAWTLASELRAIFRKLKQRVREQGGDNDLTPSQASVLLRLEQDGAATVSSLARVEGMRPQSMSAIVTPLQTSGLVRGTPDPSDGRQTLMSLTPKYLKWVEDRRAASQDWLTTTISRKLSIQEQKQLQAALQLLTRLVED, encoded by the coding sequence GTGAGCCTTCGAAAGTCATCTCCGCAACCCAAACTCGCCTGGACGCTTGCCTCTGAACTCCGTGCGATATTCCGCAAGCTCAAGCAACGCGTGCGCGAGCAGGGTGGCGACAACGATCTGACCCCGTCACAGGCCTCCGTTCTTCTTCGCCTCGAACAAGACGGTGCGGCCACCGTATCCAGTCTGGCGCGGGTTGAAGGCATGCGCCCGCAGTCCATGAGCGCCATCGTGACGCCGCTGCAGACGTCCGGCCTCGTGCGTGGCACGCCCGACCCCAGCGACGGTCGCCAAACCCTGATGTCTCTCACGCCCAAATACCTGAAGTGGGTTGAAGACCGCCGGGCCGCGAGCCAGGACTGGCTCACCACAACCATCTCCCGGAAGCTCTCCATCCAGGAGCAGAAGCAACTTCAGGCCGCGCTCCAGCTGCTCACCAGACTCGTCGAGGACTGA
- the glgC gene encoding glucose-1-phosphate adenylyltransferase has translation MRDTLGVLLAGGAGERLFPLTRDRAKPAVPFAGQYRIIDITLSNCINSDLRRVYILTQYKALSLNRHIREGWGPVVANELGEFIEILPPMQRVSKNWYTGTADAVYQNIYSIGAEQPKYVIILSGDHIYKMNYGLMLDQHRESGAAVTLATLPIRPEEVRQFGVVEVARNGEVTGFEEKPTETKMRSPFMPEMVDASMGIYIFNTDVLLPELIKDAEDPTSKHDFGHNILPNILGKYKMCAYNFVDENKQKALYWRDVGTLEAYYEANMDVATVSPTFNLYDKSWPMRTRSYQYPPAKFVFGEPGRTGMAINSIVCSGSIVSGAVVRNSVLSQDVRVNSYADVDSSVIFTHVNIGRHCRIRHAIIDRDVHIPDGTVIGYDPVEDKKNYFVSQNGLTVVTRDYSVYENPVSPDFLQPGGTW, from the coding sequence ATGAGAGATACCTTAGGAGTTCTGCTGGCCGGTGGCGCAGGCGAGCGTTTGTTCCCGCTGACGCGCGACCGGGCAAAGCCGGCCGTTCCGTTTGCGGGCCAGTACCGGATCATCGACATCACCCTATCGAACTGCATCAACTCCGACCTTCGCCGGGTGTACATCCTTACGCAGTACAAGGCGCTTTCGTTGAACCGCCATATCCGTGAAGGCTGGGGGCCGGTGGTTGCGAATGAGCTTGGTGAGTTCATTGAGATCCTGCCGCCGATGCAGCGCGTGAGCAAGAACTGGTACACGGGCACAGCGGACGCGGTATATCAGAATATCTACTCGATCGGTGCCGAACAGCCGAAGTACGTGATCATCCTTTCGGGCGACCATATCTACAAGATGAACTACGGACTGATGCTTGATCAGCATCGGGAGTCTGGCGCGGCTGTGACGCTGGCTACGCTGCCCATCCGTCCAGAGGAAGTCAGACAGTTCGGCGTGGTGGAAGTGGCGCGTAATGGCGAGGTCACTGGCTTCGAGGAGAAGCCAACGGAGACCAAGATGCGGTCGCCGTTCATGCCGGAGATGGTGGACGCGTCGATGGGCATCTACATCTTCAATACGGACGTGCTGCTGCCGGAACTGATCAAGGACGCTGAAGATCCGACCTCGAAGCACGACTTTGGGCATAACATCCTGCCGAACATCCTGGGCAAGTACAAGATGTGCGCTTACAACTTCGTGGACGAGAACAAGCAGAAGGCGCTCTACTGGCGTGATGTGGGAACGCTGGAGGCGTACTACGAGGCGAACATGGATGTAGCGACGGTTTCGCCTACGTTCAACCTGTACGACAAGAGCTGGCCGATGCGGACACGGTCGTATCAGTATCCGCCGGCGAAGTTCGTCTTCGGTGAGCCGGGCAGAACGGGCATGGCGATCAACTCGATCGTCTGTTCGGGATCGATCGTCTCGGGAGCGGTGGTGCGGAACAGCGTGCTGTCGCAGGATGTGCGTGTGAACTCCTATGCGGATGTGGACTCGAGCGTGATCTTTACTCACGTCAACATCGGGCGGCACTGCCGGATTCGGCATGCGATCATCGACCGCGATGTGCATATTCCGGACGGAACGGTGATTGGATACGATCCGGTCGAGGACAAGAAGAACTACTTCGTCTCGCAGAACGGGCTGACGGTGGTGACTAGGGACTATTCGGTGTATGAGAATCCCGTGTCGCCGGACTTTCTGCAACCAGGGGGGACCTGGTAA
- a CDS encoding S1/P1 nuclease, with amino-acid sequence MKQRILALIVIATLCAAQPAFAWFNGGHELAAYIAYQKLTPATRARVDALIKLNPMYGQWTVDVENSRKPLVAFMKAATWADCIKQASCAAGYTSDGGNTPPGNPTDDQNIGYADKLMHQYWHFVDTPYSAGAPGQPAKTPNALTEIEKLSAAIETDESDDIKSYDLVWLEHLVGDIHQPLHATSRFTVNHPQGDAGGNFIYFCAKPCSDELHAYWDGLFGDTPTIQQLSENATVLLGHPKPAGAESLDVASWVTGSFDFAKSAVYTTPISEDNDPTVKLSPRPDAHYRSEANRVANEQILRAGYRLANLLNTKLK; translated from the coding sequence ATGAAGCAACGAATTCTGGCATTGATCGTCATTGCAACTCTGTGCGCCGCACAGCCTGCTTTCGCATGGTTCAACGGCGGGCACGAGCTTGCCGCCTATATCGCTTACCAAAAGCTGACGCCTGCGACCCGCGCGCGTGTGGATGCGCTGATCAAGCTGAATCCCATGTATGGGCAGTGGACCGTAGATGTGGAGAACAGCAGGAAGCCGCTGGTTGCTTTCATGAAGGCCGCGACCTGGGCGGACTGCATCAAGCAGGCGAGCTGCGCGGCTGGTTACACGAGCGATGGTGGCAACACGCCTCCTGGCAATCCAACTGACGATCAGAACATCGGGTATGCCGACAAGCTGATGCACCAGTACTGGCACTTCGTCGATACTCCTTACTCGGCCGGAGCGCCGGGCCAGCCGGCGAAGACGCCCAATGCGTTGACCGAGATTGAGAAGCTGTCGGCTGCGATCGAGACGGATGAGTCTGACGACATCAAGTCGTACGATCTTGTCTGGCTGGAGCACCTGGTGGGGGACATTCATCAGCCACTTCATGCGACGTCGCGGTTCACCGTGAATCACCCGCAGGGCGATGCAGGAGGTAACTTCATCTACTTCTGTGCCAAGCCGTGTAGCGATGAACTGCACGCTTACTGGGATGGATTGTTCGGCGATACGCCTACTATTCAGCAGCTTTCAGAGAACGCGACAGTTCTGCTCGGCCATCCCAAGCCTGCGGGAGCGGAGTCTCTCGATGTTGCATCGTGGGTCACGGGCAGCTTCGACTTCGCCAAATCAGCCGTCTACACGACGCCGATCAGCGAGGACAATGATCCGACGGTGAAGCTTTCTCCACGCCCGGATGCGCACTATCGGTCGGAGGCAAATCGCGTTGCCAATGAACAGATCCTCAGGGCTGGCTACCGCCTGGCGAATCTGCTGAATACAAAGCTCAAGTAG
- a CDS encoding TetR/AcrR family transcriptional regulator: MTAARLVAQAHGYNGLNFRDLAEDVGIRAASIYHHFPSKASLAEAVAKRYWQDFAAVLEDLLAKSHDPIAALRRYPETFRWALENENRMCLSGFMAAEYDDLPETVRKEVQAFTDVNVAWLSKVLSAAKVVSGKKVESRARAIFAAVAGAQLLARSRADITVYDAVINSYRAAGLLPE; encoded by the coding sequence TTGACCGCCGCCAGATTGGTGGCGCAGGCGCATGGATATAACGGACTCAACTTTCGCGATCTGGCGGAGGATGTGGGGATCCGGGCCGCGAGCATCTACCACCACTTTCCGAGCAAGGCGAGCCTCGCTGAGGCGGTGGCGAAGCGCTATTGGCAGGACTTCGCGGCGGTCTTGGAAGATCTCCTCGCCAAATCGCATGATCCGATCGCTGCTTTGCGGCGGTATCCGGAGACGTTTCGCTGGGCGCTGGAGAACGAGAACCGCATGTGCCTGAGCGGCTTTATGGCAGCCGAATACGACGACCTGCCAGAGACGGTGCGGAAAGAGGTCCAGGCCTTTACCGACGTCAACGTTGCTTGGCTGAGTAAGGTCCTGTCGGCGGCGAAGGTGGTGAGCGGCAAGAAGGTTGAGTCGCGCGCGCGGGCTATCTTTGCGGCGGTGGCCGGCGCTCAACTGTTGGCGCGGAGTCGGGCAGATATCACTGTTTATGACGCCGTGATCAACAGCTATCGGGCGGCTGGGCTTCTACCGGAGTGA
- the gcvT gene encoding glycine cleavage system aminomethyltransferase GcvT, which produces MATLTAAPVLRKTALNATHRSCKAKMVDFGGWDMPVEYSGLTAEHLAVRTAVGLFDVSHMGDIQLRGPGSLAAVQQLCMNDASKLQIGQAHYSAMLYPNGTFVDDVIVHKLSDNDYLIVINAGTREKDIQWVRQTIGHMPSVHINDFSDYYTQLAIQGPRAAETLQKLTNTDLSTIKNYWFTWGQLTLKSGNLYNVMIARTGYTGEDGFEIYIPSDETTSERVWNEVLEAGAEFGILPCGLGARNTLRLEAGMALYGHEISDTINVFEANLGRYAKLDKPSFVGKDALLAIQEARGPERKLVGLEITGRGFGRDGYPVATPSGERIGEITSGGPSPFLKKAIAMAFVPLDYTAVDTELAVEIRGQLVPAKVVPLPFYKRPKKTT; this is translated from the coding sequence ATGGCCACTCTCACCGCTGCTCCCGTTCTCCGCAAGACCGCCCTAAACGCCACCCATCGCTCCTGCAAAGCAAAAATGGTCGACTTCGGCGGCTGGGACATGCCCGTCGAATACTCCGGCCTCACCGCCGAGCACCTCGCCGTCCGCACCGCCGTCGGCCTCTTCGACGTCTCCCACATGGGCGACATCCAGCTCCGCGGCCCCGGCTCCCTCGCCGCCGTCCAGCAGCTCTGCATGAACGACGCCTCGAAGCTCCAGATCGGTCAGGCCCACTACTCCGCCATGCTCTACCCCAACGGCACCTTCGTCGACGACGTGATCGTCCACAAGCTCTCCGACAATGACTACCTCATCGTCATCAACGCCGGCACCCGCGAGAAGGACATCCAGTGGGTCCGCCAGACCATCGGCCACATGCCCTCGGTCCACATCAACGACTTCTCCGACTACTACACCCAGCTAGCTATCCAGGGCCCCCGAGCGGCTGAAACCCTGCAAAAACTCACAAATACAGACCTCTCCACCATCAAGAACTACTGGTTCACCTGGGGCCAGCTCACGCTCAAGTCCGGCAATCTCTACAACGTCATGATCGCCCGCACGGGGTATACCGGCGAAGACGGCTTCGAGATCTACATCCCCTCGGACGAAACCACCAGCGAGCGCGTCTGGAACGAGGTCCTCGAAGCCGGCGCCGAGTTCGGCATCCTCCCCTGCGGCCTGGGCGCACGCAACACCCTCCGCCTCGAAGCCGGCATGGCCCTCTACGGCCACGAGATCTCCGACACGATCAACGTCTTCGAGGCCAACCTCGGCCGCTACGCCAAGCTCGACAAGCCCAGCTTCGTCGGCAAGGACGCCCTCCTCGCCATCCAGGAAGCCCGCGGCCCCGAGCGCAAACTAGTCGGCCTCGAAATCACCGGCCGAGGCTTCGGTCGCGACGGCTACCCCGTAGCCACGCCCTCTGGCGAACGCATCGGCGAGATCACCAGCGGCGGCCCCTCACCCTTCCTCAAGAAGGCCATCGCCATGGCCTTCGTCCCGCTCGACTACACCGCTGTCGACACAGAGCTAGCAGTAGAGATCCGCGGCCAACTAGTCCCCGCCAAGGTAGTACCGCTCCCCTTCTACAAACGCCCGAAGAAAACCACGTAA
- a CDS encoding nitroreductase family protein, whose product MENLEEIKRAPAELGIHDLIASRWSPRAFSDKPVSADDLTKIFAAASWAASSTNEQPWRFLIGRKGDETFAKILDSLVEFNQSWAKSAPVLVLSVGKLTFSPGPYGGGANVYALHDTGAASANMSLQAAALGLHTHGMGGFDREKARASFGIPEDFEIGAVWALGYLGEPGSLPEGLKARELAERTRKPVEEFVFREWEVAAEL is encoded by the coding sequence ATGGAAAACCTCGAAGAAATTAAGCGCGCGCCGGCGGAACTTGGAATTCACGATTTGATTGCGAGCCGGTGGTCGCCGCGGGCCTTCAGCGATAAGCCTGTGAGCGCTGACGATCTGACCAAGATCTTTGCAGCCGCTTCATGGGCGGCTTCTTCCACTAATGAGCAGCCGTGGCGGTTTCTGATTGGTCGCAAGGGGGATGAGACGTTCGCGAAGATCCTCGATTCACTGGTTGAGTTCAACCAGTCGTGGGCGAAGAGTGCTCCGGTGCTGGTGCTTTCGGTAGGAAAGCTGACTTTTTCGCCTGGTCCGTATGGTGGCGGGGCGAACGTTTACGCGTTGCATGATACTGGGGCAGCTTCGGCGAATATGTCGCTACAGGCTGCGGCGCTCGGATTGCATACGCATGGGATGGGAGGATTCGACAGAGAGAAGGCGCGGGCGAGCTTCGGGATTCCGGAGGACTTTGAGATTGGGGCGGTTTGGGCGCTGGGGTATCTGGGAGAGCCGGGCTCGCTGCCGGAGGGGCTGAAGGCTCGGGAGCTGGCGGAACGGACGCGCAAGCCGGTGGAGGAGTTTGTGTTTCGGGAGTGGGAGGTTGCGGCGGAGTTGTAA
- a CDS encoding mitochondrial ATPase complex subunit ATP10 → MSGNPTLRPRKRFSAATATIAATVTLSASLSAATVPQGGDRIPAVHGTTFADVKVDLPQALHGKVGIFVIGFSQDSRDAVTTWGKKLAGDFYDSPNVAYYEMPVLASVPKLLRGFVEGRIKASVSDRGKPHFLPITDNESAWRSLVHYSNPDAPYILLVDERGDVRWQSQGPPTDAIYAALRHQVDELRPH, encoded by the coding sequence ATGTCCGGAAACCCCACCCTCAGGCCTCGGAAGCGCTTCAGTGCCGCAACCGCGACCATCGCTGCCACCGTCACCCTATCGGCGTCGCTCAGCGCAGCCACCGTTCCCCAAGGCGGAGATCGCATCCCCGCGGTCCACGGAACCACATTCGCTGATGTAAAGGTCGACCTGCCGCAGGCGCTACACGGCAAGGTCGGAATCTTTGTCATCGGCTTCAGCCAGGACTCGCGCGACGCCGTCACCACCTGGGGCAAGAAACTCGCAGGCGACTTCTACGACTCTCCCAACGTCGCATACTACGAGATGCCCGTCCTCGCCTCCGTCCCCAAGCTGCTTCGCGGCTTCGTCGAAGGACGCATCAAGGCCTCCGTCTCCGATCGCGGCAAGCCTCACTTCCTGCCCATCACAGACAACGAATCGGCATGGCGCAGCCTCGTCCACTACTCCAATCCCGATGCTCCTTACATCCTCCTCGTCGATGAACGCGGCGACGTCCGCTGGCAGTCTCAAGGCCCACCCACCGACGCCATCTACGCCGCTCTCCGACATCAGGTCGACGAGCTCCGCCCGCACTGA
- a CDS encoding nuclear transport factor 2 family protein, with protein sequence MADTNTIIEQAYTAFNQRDIAGALALMTEDVSWPKASEGGKIFGKEEIRAYWTRQWAEFDPHVEPLAMIEEGGDRVRVQVHQLVKSLQGDVLAASEVLHLFTMKSGLIAAMNLGDEADQTAGPSVAFAHRS encoded by the coding sequence ATGGCCGACACCAACACGATCATCGAGCAGGCCTACACCGCATTCAACCAGCGCGACATCGCCGGTGCCCTGGCACTGATGACCGAAGACGTGAGCTGGCCCAAGGCTTCCGAGGGCGGCAAAATCTTCGGTAAAGAAGAGATCCGCGCCTATTGGACACGGCAATGGGCCGAGTTCGATCCCCACGTCGAACCACTCGCGATGATCGAAGAAGGTGGAGACAGGGTTCGGGTCCAGGTGCATCAACTCGTCAAGAGCCTTCAAGGTGACGTGCTCGCAGCCAGCGAAGTCCTTCACCTCTTCACCATGAAGAGCGGTCTCATCGCCGCCATGAATCTCGGGGACGAAGCCGACCAAACCGCTGGCCCGTCGGTCGCCTTCGCCCATCGATCCTGA